One Phocaeicola dorei genomic region harbors:
- a CDS encoding fimbrillin family protein, which yields MKRSLYVSLLTFMCFSACQGSEELEQLQEKEYTVSIMARIGKTVSGARYLQDNENAIASFSKADDIGVFMDNDSAVRWIFDGTSWTTEKSVFWKDKNQEHTFYAYYPHSGSKAESKENIKMPSLDSQNGTWENIDQYDFLVASRKLSYDTDLGNVAFSGDYSFKHVLSLLKINIKGEGDMAQAVIDKIRLEGNGLMTQGYYSFETNSITISETPKETFQITPSHTMNNQDASFYFILNGGENDGNIDPKAVKNHSVNLTIEYTRNNKYYITRRDGLSPGLLSGCIHKYNIVVKDGNVIITGGSISGWTPGNEEEDIVINGEEINPQTNNML from the coding sequence ATGAAAAGATCATTGTATGTATCGCTATTGACGTTCATGTGCTTCTCTGCCTGCCAAGGTAGTGAGGAATTAGAGCAACTACAAGAAAAAGAGTACACGGTATCCATTATGGCAAGAATCGGGAAAACAGTTTCCGGAGCACGCTATTTGCAAGATAATGAAAATGCCATCGCTAGTTTTAGTAAAGCCGATGATATAGGTGTTTTTATGGACAATGACAGTGCTGTCCGCTGGATATTCGATGGAACTTCCTGGACTACAGAAAAGAGTGTCTTTTGGAAAGATAAAAACCAGGAACATACTTTTTACGCATATTATCCCCACTCCGGTTCCAAAGCCGAAAGTAAGGAAAATATAAAAATGCCTTCTCTCGACAGCCAGAACGGGACTTGGGAAAATATTGACCAATATGACTTTCTAGTAGCATCCAGGAAGCTTTCCTACGATACCGACCTTGGCAATGTGGCCTTTTCGGGCGATTATTCATTTAAGCACGTTTTGTCACTATTAAAGATAAACATAAAGGGTGAAGGAGATATGGCACAGGCCGTTATTGACAAAATCAGACTTGAAGGAAATGGGTTGATGACTCAAGGATACTACTCCTTTGAAACGAACAGCATCACCATCAGCGAAACTCCCAAGGAAACCTTCCAGATTACTCCGTCACACACCATGAACAATCAGGATGCTTCTTTTTATTTTATCCTGAACGGGGGCGAGAATGACGGAAACATTGATCCGAAAGCCGTGAAAAACCATTCTGTTAATCTCACCATTGAATATACCCGTAACAACAAATATTACATAACACGACGAGATGGCCTGTCTCCGGGCTTATTGTCCGGATGTATTCATAAATACAATATTGTAGTAAAAGACGGAAATGTAATTATAACGGGAGGAAGTATTTCGGGTTGGACTCCGGGAAATGAAGAAGAGGATATAGTTATAAATGGAGAAGAAATAAACCCACAAACAAATAATATGTTATGA
- a CDS encoding VapE domain-containing protein encodes MNVFATLKTVFFGSKFLSSPVPIDGTPRRDLVSALNGLMPLCRTIPGVRLALDIREGQVVLALNWTPRTDGNAPTGSYHYIVSDEDGVREIADSQVLLTENGKDNLPGSMDDSRIHPIVSTEKTEKDSAHLKKDVQKKAGPTSPEDTGKKAKSHTLMQEVTAFLTSRYRFRFNVLTEETEVASVENNIPDTHLRYTKVDERWMNSLSLEAIETGIDCWDRDIQRFVRSRRISEYHPFTAYFEQLPEWDGTDRVSALARRVSDDPVWVNGFHRWMLGLSAQWMQLNPDNNRANSVAPLLVSSRQGLGKSTFCRLLMPDTLKSYYTESYDLSSPASAEAKLAAYGLINLDEFDKLGASKMPLLKNLMQASALNIRKAYKHSASSLPRIASFIGTSNREDLLVDRTGSRRFLCVSLKHAIDCTTSVEHKQLYAQLKTELLSGERSWFNKEEEQTIQQHNALFYKHVPEEEVFRLCFRFATEEDNPQEVLSLSATQLFERMKAAHPSIMRGMTAYSLSRILPQLGERVHTTKGNVYRVVEC; translated from the coding sequence ATGAATGTATTCGCTACTCTCAAAACAGTCTTCTTCGGAAGCAAATTCCTGTCAAGCCCTGTTCCTATTGACGGAACACCGCGTCGTGATCTCGTATCCGCTCTCAACGGGCTGATGCCGCTTTGCCGGACTATACCCGGCGTGCGTCTGGCGCTGGATATCCGCGAGGGCCAAGTAGTTCTGGCATTGAACTGGACTCCGCGCACTGACGGGAATGCTCCCACGGGCAGTTACCACTACATCGTGTCGGACGAAGACGGAGTAAGAGAGATAGCCGACTCACAGGTTCTTCTCACTGAAAACGGTAAGGATAACCTGCCGGGGAGTATGGACGATTCTCGGATACATCCGATAGTCTCAACTGAAAAAACAGAGAAGGATTCCGCTCACTTGAAAAAAGATGTTCAGAAAAAAGCGGGACCAACCTCCCCAGAAGATACTGGCAAGAAGGCGAAATCACATACCCTGATGCAGGAAGTGACCGCTTTCCTCACCTCCCGCTACCGCTTCCGGTTCAATGTGCTTACTGAAGAAACTGAAGTGGCAAGTGTAGAAAACAACATTCCCGATACTCATCTGCGTTACACCAAAGTGGACGAACGATGGATGAACTCACTAAGTCTGGAGGCTATTGAAACGGGCATAGACTGTTGGGACAGGGACATTCAACGCTTTGTGCGTTCACGCCGCATCAGTGAATACCATCCCTTTACTGCCTATTTTGAGCAGCTTCCCGAATGGGACGGCACGGACCGGGTGTCCGCGTTGGCACGCAGGGTGTCCGACGACCCGGTATGGGTGAACGGTTTCCACCGTTGGATGCTGGGACTCTCCGCTCAATGGATGCAGCTCAATCCGGATAACAACCGCGCCAACAGTGTGGCTCCCCTGCTGGTGAGCAGCCGCCAGGGATTGGGGAAAAGTACGTTCTGCCGTCTGCTGATGCCCGATACGCTGAAATCCTACTACACGGAAAGTTATGACCTAAGTTCCCCGGCATCCGCCGAAGCCAAGCTGGCCGCCTACGGATTAATCAACTTGGATGAATTCGACAAACTAGGTGCATCCAAAATGCCTTTGCTGAAGAACTTGATGCAAGCCTCCGCACTGAATATCCGCAAGGCTTACAAACACAGCGCTTCATCGCTTCCCCGTATTGCCTCGTTCATCGGCACCAGCAACCGGGAGGATTTGCTGGTAGACCGCACCGGCTCACGCCGCTTTCTTTGCGTCAGTCTGAAACATGCCATAGACTGCACCACGTCCGTAGAGCATAAGCAATTGTACGCCCAGCTTAAAACAGAACTTCTATCCGGTGAACGAAGCTGGTTCAATAAAGAAGAGGAACAGACTATACAGCAACATAATGCCCTATTCTACAAGCATGTACCCGAAGAAGAGGTGTTCCGCCTTTGCTTTCGCTTTGCTACAGAAGAGGACAATCCGCAGGAAGTGCTTAGCCTCTCCGCCACCCAGCTGTTTGAACGTATGAAGGCAGCCCATCCTTCGATCATGAGAGGGATGACCGCTTACAGCCTGAGCCGTATCCTGCCCCAGCTGGGCGAACGGGTACATACCACCAAAGGAAATGTATACCGGGTGGTAGAATGTTAA
- a CDS encoding ATP-binding protein translates to MNFFGREKELEILRREEELSASSARFTIVMGRRRIGKTSLIRRNFQGRQCLYILAKNEAEATFCSSIQRQIQRELGISVYGSVRSMRDIFDILFSYATQNQLNLVIDEVQEFFYVRKSIFADMQELWDKYKSDMKINFITCGSIYSLMKELFEDKKSAMYGRMTKRLDLQPFSIATQKQILRHYHPAYTPADLLCLYMLTGGVAKYIETLMDEGAFKKERMLTCFTNEYMPFLTEGNDLINMEFRKEGAVYYSILSLIADGKNTSGEIDSVLGITTSAYLRNLEINYTLLKKMRPIFASERSKGVKYKLNDNFLQFWFRFIYPNLDLVENHRSDLLLDIVKKGYDVYSGLVLERYFQQKLWEEERFTIIGNWWDSKGENEIDIVAVNRIDRTARIAEVKINRNKISMPVLKEKSQKLIGELKRYQIEYTGYSLEDM, encoded by the coding sequence ATGAATTTCTTTGGCAGAGAAAAAGAATTAGAAATTCTCAGAAGAGAGGAAGAATTGTCCGCATCATCGGCACGGTTCACCATAGTCATGGGCAGACGCCGCATCGGCAAAACCAGTCTGATAAGACGGAATTTTCAAGGTAGGCAATGCCTTTATATATTGGCGAAAAACGAGGCGGAAGCTACCTTCTGCAGTTCTATACAAAGACAGATACAGAGAGAACTTGGTATATCCGTTTATGGCTCGGTACGTTCTATGCGTGATATTTTTGATATTCTTTTTTCGTATGCCACTCAGAACCAGCTGAATCTAGTGATAGATGAAGTACAGGAGTTCTTTTATGTACGCAAGAGTATTTTTGCCGACATGCAAGAATTATGGGATAAATACAAGTCGGATATGAAAATAAACTTCATTACTTGCGGCTCCATTTATTCACTGATGAAAGAACTGTTTGAGGATAAAAAATCGGCCATGTATGGACGGATGACCAAGCGTCTGGACTTGCAGCCGTTCAGCATAGCAACACAGAAACAGATTCTAAGGCATTATCATCCTGCTTATACTCCGGCGGATTTACTTTGTCTTTATATGCTGACCGGTGGGGTGGCAAAATATATAGAAACATTGATGGACGAAGGTGCTTTCAAGAAAGAACGAATGCTTACTTGCTTTACCAATGAATACATGCCTTTTCTTACAGAAGGGAATGATTTGATCAATATGGAATTTAGAAAAGAGGGAGCCGTTTATTATTCTATCTTGAGCCTGATAGCTGACGGGAAAAATACATCCGGTGAGATCGACTCAGTTTTAGGTATCACCACAAGTGCCTATCTGCGCAACCTTGAAATCAATTATACCCTTTTGAAGAAGATGCGTCCCATCTTTGCGTCTGAACGGAGCAAGGGAGTTAAGTACAAGCTGAATGACAATTTTCTGCAGTTCTGGTTCCGCTTTATCTATCCTAACCTTGATTTGGTGGAGAATCACCGGTCGGATTTATTATTGGATATTGTAAAGAAAGGATATGATGTTTATTCCGGTTTGGTATTGGAGCGATATTTCCAACAAAAGTTATGGGAAGAGGAGCGTTTCACGATTATAGGAAACTGGTGGGATTCAAAAGGAGAAAATGAAATTGATATCGTAGCTGTAAACCGTATTGACCGTACAGCCCGGATAGCAGAGGTAAAGATTAACCGGAATAAAATATCTATGCCGGTCTTGAAAGAAAAATCCCAAAAACTTATAGGCGAGTTAAAAAGATATCAGATAGAATATACAGGCTACTCATTGGAGGATATGTAA
- a CDS encoding helix-turn-helix domain-containing protein produces the protein MNNYFGCNFKQLLNKYRVEYAKSLLLEGTYSTSSLFRKCGFASQSVFYAAFHKVVGASPLQFLYKAPSKRGKRFKVLL, from the coding sequence GTGAACAACTACTTCGGATGCAACTTCAAGCAGCTTCTTAATAAATATCGTGTTGAGTATGCAAAGTCCTTATTACTAGAGGGTACGTATTCAACCAGTTCTCTTTTTAGGAAGTGTGGGTTTGCATCCCAAAGCGTTTTTTATGCCGCATTTCATAAAGTGGTCGGCGCATCTCCCTTGCAGTTTCTATATAAAGCACCATCCAAACGCGGAAAAAGATTTAAAGTCCTTTTATAA
- a CDS encoding ATP-binding protein, whose amino-acid sequence MKYPIGIQSFDQIREDGYVYVDKTGLIYNLVTQGKTYFLSRPRRFGKSLLVSTLACYFQGRKDLFAGLEIDGLEKDWYEYPIFRIDFNGGLYTQPGILEATIEGYLGNWEDIYGKNPNYTTIGTRFIEILRRAYEQTGRRAVVLIDEYDKPILDVLDTEACFYDDYGKQVLLENHNREILKSFYSTFKGADQYLRFVLLTGVTKFSQVSVFSGFNQPKDISMDERYEALCGITQNELEAFFEEPTIQLAAKYQYTVKEMKELLRRQYDGYHFGERMTDIYNPFSILNAFDSMAIRDYWFSTGTPTYLVRLLQHSREQINELAGRYYVPSLFVDYKADVEQPLPMIYQSGYLTIKEYNRRMGTYLLDFPNNEVRKGFLSVLAAHYLKPGGGEVNSWIIDAVTCLEQGNTSAFCDSLTAFLASIPYDSHTSLKELDMTEKHFQYTFYLILRLIGVYCRAIHCENRQSFGRVDCILEMDEYVYIFEFKMDGTAEEALQQIAEKGYARSYLTDNRKIVCIGVNFSSLTRTVEEWKEIIYR is encoded by the coding sequence ATGAAATACCCTATTGGAATACAGAGTTTTGACCAAATCCGTGAAGATGGCTATGTATATGTGGATAAGACCGGCTTGATTTACAACTTGGTAACACAAGGCAAGACTTATTTCTTGAGCCGTCCACGCCGTTTTGGCAAAAGCCTGCTGGTAAGTACCCTTGCCTGTTATTTCCAGGGACGCAAAGATTTGTTTGCCGGACTGGAAATCGACGGATTGGAAAAGGACTGGTATGAGTATCCTATCTTCCGTATAGACTTTAATGGAGGACTGTATACACAACCCGGAATTCTGGAGGCTACCATTGAAGGCTATTTAGGGAACTGGGAAGATATTTATGGCAAGAATCCCAATTATACAACCATAGGAACCCGTTTCATTGAAATACTTCGCCGGGCTTATGAACAGACAGGGCGGCGTGCGGTGGTTCTGATTGATGAATATGACAAACCTATTTTGGATGTATTAGATACGGAAGCTTGTTTTTATGATGATTATGGAAAGCAAGTTCTGTTGGAGAACCATAACCGGGAAATATTGAAATCCTTTTATTCTACCTTTAAAGGAGCCGATCAATACTTGAGATTCGTATTGTTGACCGGAGTAACAAAGTTTTCCCAAGTAAGTGTTTTCAGTGGATTTAACCAGCCTAAGGATATCAGTATGGATGAACGGTACGAAGCCTTGTGCGGTATCACCCAGAATGAGCTGGAAGCATTTTTCGAAGAACCCACCATACAGTTGGCTGCTAAATATCAGTACACAGTGAAAGAAATGAAGGAACTTCTCAGACGGCAATATGACGGATATCATTTTGGAGAGAGGATGACCGACATTTACAATCCGTTCAGCATTCTTAATGCTTTTGACAGTATGGCAATTCGTGATTACTGGTTCTCTACAGGTACTCCCACCTATTTGGTTCGTCTGCTGCAACACAGCCGCGAGCAGATAAACGAACTTGCCGGACGTTATTATGTTCCCTCTTTGTTTGTGGATTATAAGGCTGATGTGGAACAGCCTCTACCCATGATTTATCAGAGCGGATATCTCACTATTAAAGAATATAATAGACGTATGGGAACTTATCTGCTCGATTTTCCCAATAATGAGGTGCGTAAAGGGTTCTTGTCCGTATTGGCAGCACATTATTTGAAACCCGGAGGTGGAGAGGTCAACAGTTGGATTATCGATGCTGTCACTTGCCTTGAGCAAGGGAACACCTCCGCTTTTTGTGATTCTCTGACCGCCTTTCTTGCAAGCATCCCGTATGACTCTCACACTTCCTTGAAGGAATTGGATATGACTGAGAAACATTTCCAATACACTTTTTATCTGATTCTCCGTTTGATAGGAGTTTATTGCCGTGCAATCCATTGTGAGAATCGCCAGAGCTTCGGACGAGTGGACTGCATATTGGAAATGGACGAATATGTTTACATTTTCGAATTCAAGATGGACGGAACAGCAGAGGAGGCTTTACAGCAAATAGCAGAGAAAGGCTATGCCCGATCTTATTTGACCGATAACCGTAAAATAGTCTGTATCGGGGTGAATTTTTCTTCCCTTACACGTACTGTAGAAGAATGGAAGGAGATAATTTACAGGTAA
- a CDS encoding FimB/Mfa2 family fimbrial subunit: MNYRLTELKVLLFLLLLSAVSCQRPMYDEEDDEDGVSQTNLPLKISARSSGESQINYPAYIYAFAEDGSCSASLKMTDNAQIEMKLPPARYTIVAIAGLGEEYIVPKDPSLDDVIVMKENNRSSRALMMGTSTVTIANKKNISVSVTLYYAVSLVNISLEDIPANVKKVSLQISPLYSSLSFTREYSGKDKSTEIICESEPGGIWSAKPFYIFPGSGSQTVFSITLEDNSQTKTFGYTFKGKPEANVPLNIGGSYSGDVTVGGSLISGEWKAPVDIKFNFGGADEGNGDSEPPPINPDLSGLPEIGNIWNGGIVAGIENASSTGADILLMSLDEWSGFASDVRNIIQEEEADGWHLPTEEEAKVLHKTFSGSSLDELNETIEGLRNGDPLLDIEKRYVYDHNGSIYAFGFKTSSKFLQAGSTVKYKIRLVCSAHYDAG; encoded by the coding sequence ATGAATTATAGATTAACCGAATTAAAGGTGCTTCTGTTTCTATTGCTGCTGTCTGCTGTTTCTTGCCAACGCCCGATGTATGATGAAGAAGACGATGAAGACGGAGTCTCGCAAACAAATCTTCCTTTAAAGATATCTGCCAGGTCTAGCGGAGAATCCCAGATTAATTATCCGGCCTATATCTATGCGTTTGCAGAGGACGGCAGCTGTTCTGCCAGTCTGAAAATGACAGATAACGCCCAGATTGAAATGAAGTTACCTCCTGCCCGATATACTATTGTTGCAATAGCCGGTTTGGGAGAGGAATATATCGTTCCGAAAGATCCTAGCCTTGATGATGTAATTGTTATGAAAGAAAATAACAGAAGCTCACGCGCGCTAATGATGGGCACTTCAACTGTGACAATTGCCAATAAGAAAAATATATCTGTTTCTGTAACCCTCTATTATGCTGTATCTTTAGTCAATATCAGTTTGGAAGATATACCGGCAAACGTTAAAAAGGTGAGTTTGCAGATTTCGCCTTTATATTCTTCCCTGTCGTTTACAAGGGAGTATTCCGGCAAAGACAAGAGTACGGAAATTATTTGTGAGTCTGAGCCGGGTGGAATTTGGAGTGCAAAGCCTTTTTATATTTTTCCGGGGAGCGGCTCTCAGACCGTTTTTTCCATAACCTTGGAAGATAATAGTCAGACAAAGACGTTTGGATACACTTTCAAAGGAAAGCCGGAAGCGAACGTGCCATTGAATATCGGGGGGAGCTATTCGGGTGATGTCACGGTAGGGGGCAGTTTGATATCAGGTGAATGGAAGGCTCCGGTAGACATCAAATTCAATTTTGGCGGTGCTGATGAAGGTAATGGCGATAGTGAGCCGCCTCCCATTAATCCGGATCTTTCCGGGCTACCCGAAATTGGTAATATCTGGAACGGAGGAATTGTAGCTGGCATAGAGAATGCAAGTTCCACAGGGGCGGATATTTTGTTGATGAGTCTGGATGAGTGGAGTGGATTCGCTTCCGATGTGCGGAATATCATACAGGAGGAGGAAGCAGACGGATGGCATCTTCCGACTGAAGAGGAGGCAAAAGTATTGCATAAGACGTTCAGCGGATCATCACTGGATGAACTGAATGAAACCATAGAGGGATTAAGAAACGGAGACCCGTTATTGGATATTGAGAAACGGTATGTATATGATCATAACGGAAGCATATATGCATTCGGATTTAAAACCTCATCCAAATTTTTACAGGCGGGGAGTACGGTGAAATACAAAATACGTTTGGTATGCAGCGCTCATTATGATGCCGGATGA
- a CDS encoding cell surface protein, translated as MNKKFLSAILFGALMVSSTGTFVSCKDYDDDIDNLQEQINKLATKEDMTSQIATLQAALTTAAKDASDALAKATAAETAAKAAGDAAAAAKAAADKAVADAKAEAIKAVQAEIATLKKEVEESTDAALKDMAEKVDAATKKVEDIVGKIADMVTSVELVASYSANPTGDGLTFSTAIEKENVFSEGITNAITFTKGNQIQTGDKFVVRVSPTNAVLTPEMISLTNSQGQNLNEFLSVQKVEKYNGLLSRAAGNNGLWEVTVALKNYDEKAFSAVTETKVGNDTKAILFAVQVNNTLSTAETREVISSYDLTLDWQAYTPQNGLNFFVNEKNVNKIHNRYSASENNTPVEYKELEWKNGVSTTVIGLDKSNTNVKQGDNRQRESVYPAVQGKALTISLSTKDNEVEAPKNIRAIYVTLDSQNAVESAPSEINAWNSYEYTGLNTVVEGTSTEITINGDNIIDDIIGFRVYAVNYDGTLVDPDGKAFYVKLGKEAATWETVNTVVTPSANDATLVDMTKSEAEAVTLSKLSAPYQATWTTDKIDNNQPVFHAYFVDSEGHEIYDTNYMLNATLERVDFSKVVKVYTRPTGVDWKKYEDGKEYNGTLTIKNEDGFVLATLNVTMTKEIPTTLPQGFSIKDKQVIDGIYNCYMIADNWAASQASKGAMPIENLINFGLGQADQYNVTFASSVKDGDKDKDVTVNGAQSIEVVKSYIDNKTEHATKVVYNYGKISSKKNSAGEYENVIVEAATFNTVYCCFYKPEVHTWAWATRENLGLAANANLPYSTNLTYGNNAAAPTTAHIWGTNAIDKLFSTALKDAYGSSLSIESAKLTSDATGKEDYFKVDFTKANVFEAIKTDIGSNPKQDVPSTLTINCKDSYGHDVTITLKMVVKPRK; from the coding sequence ATGAACAAAAAATTTTTAAGTGCAATCCTGTTCGGAGCCTTGATGGTTTCTTCGACAGGAACATTTGTATCTTGTAAAGACTATGATGATGACATAGACAATTTGCAGGAACAAATTAACAAACTGGCGACTAAGGAGGACATGACTTCTCAGATCGCTACTTTGCAGGCTGCTTTAACTACTGCCGCAAAAGATGCAAGCGATGCTCTTGCTAAGGCAACTGCCGCTGAAACTGCTGCAAAAGCTGCTGGTGATGCTGCCGCTGCTGCAAAAGCCGCTGCAGACAAGGCTGTTGCAGATGCAAAGGCAGAAGCGATCAAAGCTGTTCAAGCAGAAATTGCGACATTAAAAAAGGAAGTAGAAGAATCCACAGATGCTGCATTAAAAGATATGGCAGAGAAAGTTGATGCTGCTACTAAGAAAGTAGAAGACATTGTTGGTAAGATTGCTGATATGGTTACTAGTGTAGAACTGGTGGCTTCGTATTCTGCTAATCCTACAGGCGATGGACTGACTTTTTCTACTGCTATTGAAAAAGAAAATGTATTTAGTGAAGGTATTACAAATGCCATTACCTTCACCAAAGGTAATCAAATTCAAACAGGAGATAAGTTTGTAGTACGTGTGTCTCCGACTAATGCAGTCTTGACTCCAGAAATGATTTCTTTGACTAATAGCCAAGGACAGAATCTGAATGAATTCTTATCTGTTCAGAAAGTTGAGAAATATAACGGGTTATTAAGCCGTGCGGCAGGAAATAATGGATTATGGGAAGTTACAGTTGCTTTAAAGAATTATGATGAAAAAGCTTTTTCTGCTGTAACAGAAACCAAAGTTGGTAATGATACTAAAGCTATTCTCTTTGCTGTACAGGTAAATAACACCTTATCTACCGCTGAAACAAGAGAAGTTATTTCATCTTATGACTTAACTCTGGATTGGCAGGCGTATACTCCACAAAATGGATTGAACTTCTTTGTTAATGAAAAGAATGTAAATAAAATACACAATCGTTATTCTGCTTCTGAAAATAATACTCCTGTAGAATATAAAGAGTTAGAATGGAAAAATGGTGTATCTACTACTGTTATTGGTTTAGACAAATCAAATACAAACGTTAAGCAAGGTGATAATCGTCAAAGAGAATCTGTTTATCCAGCTGTTCAAGGTAAGGCATTGACTATTTCATTGTCAACAAAAGATAATGAAGTAGAAGCTCCTAAAAATATTCGTGCTATTTATGTTACATTAGATAGCCAAAATGCTGTAGAGTCAGCTCCATCTGAAATCAATGCTTGGAACTCTTATGAATATACAGGATTAAATACCGTTGTGGAAGGTACTTCTACAGAAATTACTATTAATGGAGATAATATCATTGATGATATCATTGGTTTCCGTGTGTATGCTGTAAACTATGATGGTACATTGGTTGATCCTGATGGTAAAGCTTTCTATGTGAAATTAGGTAAAGAAGCTGCTACATGGGAAACTGTTAATACGGTAGTAACTCCATCTGCAAATGATGCAACTCTTGTAGATATGACTAAATCAGAAGCAGAAGCTGTTACATTAAGTAAATTATCCGCACCTTATCAAGCCACATGGACTACTGATAAGATTGATAATAACCAACCTGTATTCCATGCATATTTTGTAGACTCAGAAGGACATGAGATTTATGATACAAACTATATGTTAAATGCTACTTTGGAGAGAGTTGATTTCAGCAAAGTTGTTAAAGTTTATACTAGACCAACTGGAGTAGACTGGAAGAAATATGAAGACGGTAAGGAATATAATGGTACATTGACTATCAAAAATGAGGATGGATTTGTATTAGCAACGTTAAATGTTACTATGACTAAAGAAATTCCAACCACTTTACCACAAGGCTTCTCCATTAAAGACAAACAAGTAATTGACGGCATCTATAATTGTTATATGATTGCTGATAATTGGGCTGCAAGTCAAGCTTCTAAGGGTGCAATGCCTATTGAAAACTTGATTAATTTCGGGTTGGGCCAAGCTGACCAATACAATGTAACATTTGCTTCTTCTGTAAAAGATGGAGATAAAGATAAAGATGTAACAGTAAACGGTGCTCAAAGCATTGAAGTTGTAAAATCTTATATTGATAATAAGACAGAGCATGCAACTAAGGTTGTTTACAATTATGGTAAGATTTCTTCAAAGAAAAATAGTGCTGGTGAATATGAAAATGTTATAGTAGAAGCTGCAACATTTAATACAGTTTACTGCTGCTTCTATAAACCGGAAGTACATACTTGGGCATGGGCTACTCGCGAAAATTTAGGATTAGCTGCTAATGCTAACTTGCCTTATTCAACAAATTTGACTTATGGCAATAATGCAGCCGCTCCTACCACTGCACATATCTGGGGTACTAATGCTATAGATAAATTGTTTAGTACAGCACTTAAAGATGCTTATGGATCAAGTCTGAGCATTGAAAGTGCTAAGTTGACTTCTGATGCAACTGGTAAAGAAGACTACTTCAAAGTTGATTTCACTAAGGCAAATGTCTTTGAAGCTATAAAAACAGATATTGGCTCTAATCCGAAACAAGATGTTCCTTCTACATTGACTATTAATTGTAAGGATTCCTATGGACATGATGTAACTATTACATTGAAGATGGTTGTTAAACCTCGTAAATAG
- a CDS encoding helix-turn-helix domain-containing protein encodes MNNYFGCNFKRLINSYRVARAKELLDGKDCPVSELFSRCGFASKSVFYVAFRKVVGMTPLQYISQSRSPFMIQRN; translated from the coding sequence GTGAACAACTACTTCGGATGCAACTTCAAGCGGTTGATAAATTCCTACAGGGTGGCTCGCGCCAAGGAGCTGCTGGACGGTAAAGATTGCCCGGTGAGCGAGCTTTTCAGCCGTTGCGGGTTTGCCTCCAAGAGCGTGTTCTATGTGGCATTCAGAAAAGTAGTTGGCATGACTCCCCTGCAATATATATCGCAGAGTCGGAGTCCTTTTATGATTCAACGCAATTAA